In one Nicotiana tomentosiformis chromosome 6, ASM39032v3, whole genome shotgun sequence genomic region, the following are encoded:
- the LOC104118556 gene encoding uncharacterized protein encodes MATSSFESSRTRAVWRTCLASALRTALACTIVGVATLFGPKYFKKQVAFPAFSYVTVILIVTDATLGDTFRGCWHALYATIQGVCPAILSLWLIGPARLTATTTAIAVALSAFVVVLPENTHLLAKRIALGQIVLVYVIAYINGGQTETIMHPVHVAASTGLGVVACVLALIFPYPSLACSEVKQNCKLFAENASERFNLFVKAFSAEDNTSALAFISQAKSLVSTGAKLLQRIKTKQESMKWERFPFKFLRPYGENPGSRFQHIQTPLRGMEIALENSPSFPIEIPNSELKSSLHMLGEHISKQVNSISLESSATVPVSNQENTQKFFQTLHTIQPTKKHLPSLFFLFCLNLLLNKPIAPSPPKEGSTNSKQHDEEGLSSRKTWSNYLSITINNKRFMAAFKCSLSLGLAILFGSIYSKKNGFWAGLPVAISLASAREATFKVANYKAQGTVLGTIYGILGCFVFEKYVQIRFLSLLPWFIVSSFLRQSQMYGQAGGISAIIGAVLILGRKGFGPPSEFAIARITETFIGLSCSIMVEILLQPTRASTLAKFQLSKSFEILHECMGSISFGSLGNFVESQNKLKFHVNEMGKFVGEAEAEPNFWFVPFHSVCYRKLMGSLSKMVDCLYFGSQAILFLEQESGEIDNFVWKETVNKLNADFRLFKDFVGSSLKCFEEVSLVKSQAVLDKEFEKKKLSVDVELGTSPTYYNTIRSSSEEEVDEKFSSYFQHSKELVDQIVNGEEFKGQVVLSLSALVFCMERLVKETKEIEKAIKELVQWENPSSHVNLLDISCKVRALANSVAK; translated from the exons ATGGCAACCTCAAGCTTTGAATCGAGTAGAACTCGAGCCGTGTGGCGGACTTGCCTTGCCTCCGCCCTTCGAACAGCCTTGGCTTGCACCATAGTTGGTGTTGCCACCCTTTTCGGCCCGAAATATTTCAAGAAGCAAGTCGCATTCCCAGCTTTTTCGTACGTTACGGTTATTCTTATTGTGACCGATGCAACCTTAGGTGACACTTTCCGCGGCTGCTGGCACGCACTTTACGCCACCATTCAGGGCGTTTGTCCTGCTATTCTAAGCTTGTGGTTAATCGGACCAGCTCGGCTCACGGCCACCACCACTGCTATTGCGGTAGCTCTGAGCGCCTTCGTGGTGGTTCTGCCCGAAAACACTCACTTGCTAGCTAAGCGCATAGCGCTAGGGCAAATTGTTCTTGTTTATGTCATAGCTTATATTAATGGTGGCCAAACTGAAACTATTATGCATCCTGTTCATGTTGCCGCTAGCACAGGGCTCGGAGTTGTGGCTTGTGTTTTGGCCTTGATTTTTCCCTACCCAAGCTTGGCATGCTCCGAG GTGAAACAGAATTGCAAGCTGTTTGCTGAAAATGCTTCCGAGAGGTTTAACTTGTTTGTGAAGGCCTTCTCGGCTGAAGACAACACTTCTGCACTAGCtttcatttctcaagccaagtcCTTAGTTAGCACAGGAGCCAAACTTCTCCAGCGCATTAAAACCAAGCAA GAAAGCATGAAGTGGGAAAGATTTCCATTCAAGTTTTTAAGACCATATGGAGAGAACCCTGGGAGCAGATTTCAACATATTCAAACACCTTTAAGGGGGATGGAAATTGCCTTGGAAAACTCTCCTTCATTTCCAATTGAGATTCCTAACTCAGAGCTAAAATCTAGTCTACATATGCTAGGAGAGCACATCTCAAAGCAAGTCAACAGCATTTCCCTCGAGTCATCAGCAACTGTGCCAGTGTCAAACCAAGAAAATACCCAAAAGTTCTTCCAAACACTTCATACCATTCAACCAACCAAAAAACATCTTCCctctttattctttttattttgctTAAACCTCCTTTTGAACAAACCAATTGCACCCTCACCACCCAAAGAAGGCTCCACTAATTCGAAGCAACACGATGAAGAAGGATTATCCTCGAGGAAAACATGGAGCAATTACTTGTCTATTACTATAAATAACAAAAGGTTCATGGCAGCTTTCAAATGTTCACTATCTTTAGGCCTTGCTATTCTTTTTGGATCAATCTATAGCAAGAAAAATGGATTTTGGGCAGGGTTGCCGGTTGCTATTAGCTTAGCAAGTGCAAGAGAAGCAACTTTCAAAGTTGCAAATTATAAGGCACAGGGGACAGTCTTGGGAACAATATATGGTATTTTAGGTTGTTTTGTCTTCGAAAAATACGTGCAAATTAGATTCTTGTCTCTCCTCCCGTGGTTCATTGTCAGCAGCTTTTTGAGACAAAGCCAAATGTACGGCCAAGCTGGTGGAATTTCAGCCATTATTGGGGCAGTATTAATTCTTGGTAGAAAAGGTTTTGGTCCACCAAGTGAATTTGCTATAGCAAGAATAACAGAGACTTTCATTGGATTATCCTGTTCCATTATGGTAGAAATACTGTTACAGCCCACAAGAGCTTCTACTTtagcaaaatttcaactttccaaGAGCTTTGAAATTTTACATGAATGCATGGGCTCAATAAGCTTTGGATCATTGGGAAATTTTGTAGAAAGCCAAAATAAACTAAAATTCCATGTTAATGAGATGGGAAAATTTGTTGGGGAAGCTGAGGCAGAGCCCAATTTTTGGTTTGTGCCTTTTCATAGTGTTTGCTATCGTAAGCTCATGGGGTCATTATCAAAGATGGTGGACTGTTTGTATTTTGGGTCACAAGCAATTTTATTCCTTGAACAAGAATCTGGAGAAATTGACAATTTTGTCTGGAAAGAAACTGTAAATAAGCTAAATGCTGATTTCAGGCTTTTCAAAGATTTTGTTGGCTCTTCTTTGAAATGTTTTGAGGAGGTCAGTTTGGTCAAATCACAAGCAGTACTTGACAAGGAATTTGAGAAGAAGaaactttcagttgatgttgaGTTAGGAACATCACCTACTTATTATAATACTATAAGGTCTTCAAGTGAAGAGGAAGTTGATGAAAAGTTCAGTTCCTATTTTCAACACTCGAAAGAACTTGTGGACCAAATTGTCAACGGTGAGGAGTTCAAGGGCCAAGTGGTATTAAGTTTGAGTGCACTGGTTTTCTGCATGGAGAGACTTGTGAAGGAGACTAAAGAGATAGAGAAGGCAATCAAAGAACTTGTACAGTGGGAGAACCCTTCAAGCCATGTTAATTTGCTCGACATTTCTTGTAAAGTACGGGCTTTAGCCAATAGTGTAGCAAAATAG